A portion of the Kribbella jejuensis genome contains these proteins:
- a CDS encoding AAA family ATPase, with the protein MPLVYLTGTSGVGKTTVGQELSRRGFTVYDVDVDGLARWYENASGAEVPMPDDRDDRWYAEHTYRLPPETVRRLTPAVGITFISGTVGNEDEIWDLFDQVVHLTADPATLERRLRARGSFGSSAEERARVLGWQAQADLDNARYGARLVSADAPPAQVAEWVLEVVGG; encoded by the coding sequence ATGCCGCTTGTCTACCTGACCGGCACCTCGGGTGTCGGGAAGACGACGGTTGGGCAGGAGCTCAGCCGCCGCGGGTTCACGGTGTACGACGTTGACGTGGACGGGCTGGCCCGGTGGTACGAGAACGCATCCGGGGCCGAGGTGCCGATGCCGGACGACCGCGACGACAGGTGGTACGCCGAGCACACGTACCGCCTGCCGCCCGAGACCGTGCGACGGCTTACCCCAGCCGTCGGCATCACCTTCATCTCGGGGACGGTGGGTAACGAGGACGAGATCTGGGACCTGTTCGACCAGGTGGTCCACCTGACGGCGGACCCGGCAACCCTCGAACGACGGCTTCGAGCGCGCGGGAGTTTCGGGTCGAGTGCGGAGGAGCGCGCGAGAGTGCTCGGCTGGCAGGCGCAGGCTGATCTGGACAACGCGAGGTATGGCGCTCGTCTTGTATCCGCTGATGCCCCGCCCGCTCAGGTCGCCGAGTGGGTTCTTGAGGTGGTTGGGGGCTGA
- the fgd gene encoding glucose-6-phosphate dehydrogenase (coenzyme-F420): MSIRVGYKASAEQFGPRDLVEYSVRAEQLGLDSVTVSDHFLPWRHEGGHAPFALAWMAAVGERTERVQLGTSVLTPTFRYNPAVIAQAFATMGVLYPGRVMLGVGTGEALNEIAVSGREWPEFKERFARLREAVQLIRDLWTKDGVSSEGPYYKTVDAFIYDRPETPLKVYVAAGGPLVARYAGRAGDGFIATSGKGMELYTEQLIPAVKEGAEKAGKTFEDVDRMLEVKISYDRDPELALENTRFWAPLSLTAEQKHSVTSATEMERLADELPIEQVAKRWIVASDPEEALKQLQPYADAGFNHFVVHGPGNDQERFLTQFTEDVLPLLRKLG; this comes from the coding sequence GTGAGCATTCGGGTCGGATACAAGGCGTCGGCCGAGCAGTTCGGGCCGCGAGACCTGGTGGAGTACTCCGTTCGGGCCGAGCAGCTGGGACTCGACAGCGTGACCGTGTCGGACCACTTCCTGCCGTGGCGGCACGAGGGCGGGCACGCGCCGTTCGCCCTGGCCTGGATGGCGGCGGTGGGCGAGCGGACCGAGCGGGTGCAGCTGGGTACGTCGGTACTGACACCGACGTTCCGCTACAACCCGGCGGTGATCGCGCAGGCGTTCGCCACGATGGGCGTGCTCTACCCGGGGCGGGTGATGCTCGGCGTCGGCACCGGCGAGGCACTGAACGAGATCGCCGTCTCCGGGCGTGAGTGGCCCGAGTTCAAGGAGCGGTTCGCCCGCCTGCGGGAGGCCGTACAGCTGATCCGCGACCTGTGGACGAAGGACGGCGTCAGCTCCGAGGGTCCGTACTACAAGACCGTCGACGCGTTCATCTACGACCGCCCCGAGACCCCGCTGAAGGTGTACGTCGCCGCGGGCGGGCCGCTCGTCGCGCGGTACGCCGGACGCGCCGGTGACGGGTTCATCGCGACGTCGGGCAAGGGCATGGAGCTGTACACCGAGCAGCTGATCCCGGCCGTCAAGGAAGGCGCCGAGAAGGCCGGGAAGACGTTCGAGGACGTCGACCGGATGCTCGAGGTGAAGATCTCCTACGACCGCGACCCGGAGCTGGCGCTGGAGAACACCCGGTTCTGGGCGCCGCTGTCGCTGACCGCGGAGCAGAAGCACAGCGTCACCAGCGCGACCGAGATGGAGCGGCTCGCCGACGAGCTGCCGATCGAGCAGGTCGCGAAGCGGTGGATCGTCGCGTCGGACCCGGAGGAGGCGCTCAAGCAGCTCCAGCCGTACGCGGACGCCGGCTTCAACCACTTCGTCGTTCACGGTCCGGGGAACGACCAGGAGCGGTTCCTGACCCAGTTCACCGAGGACGTTCTTCCGTTGCTGCGCAAACTGGGCTGA
- a CDS encoding DUF72 domain-containing protein gives MRHWPDTQFRVGISGWRYPPWRKDYYPDGLPQRAELEYASSRLNSIEINGSFYSLQRPTSYQRWYDETPDGFVFAVKGPRFVTHLKRLADVDAPLANFFASGVFALGNKLGPILWQLPPNFQYDAARLADFFDRLPRTTIAAAELAKRHDERMEGRALLEARVDQPLRHALEVRHDSFKTTDFIALAREHDIAVVCADTAGKWPMFGDVTADFAYVRLHGAEELYVSGYDAKALDHWARKIRSWKTDTYVYFDNDVKVRAPYDAEGLARRLGISSAATEV, from the coding sequence ATGAGGCACTGGCCGGACACCCAATTTCGCGTCGGGATCTCGGGCTGGCGCTATCCGCCGTGGCGCAAGGACTACTACCCCGACGGCCTCCCGCAGCGCGCCGAGCTCGAATACGCCTCGTCCCGGCTCAACTCGATCGAGATCAACGGCTCCTTCTACTCGCTGCAGCGCCCCACGTCGTACCAGCGCTGGTACGACGAAACGCCCGACGGATTCGTCTTCGCGGTCAAGGGCCCGCGCTTCGTCACGCACCTCAAACGGCTGGCCGACGTGGACGCCCCGCTGGCGAACTTCTTCGCCTCCGGTGTGTTTGCACTGGGCAACAAGCTCGGCCCGATCCTGTGGCAGCTCCCGCCCAACTTCCAGTACGACGCCGCCCGGCTCGCGGACTTCTTCGATCGGTTGCCCCGGACAACGATCGCCGCGGCCGAGCTCGCGAAGCGGCACGACGAACGGATGGAGGGCCGCGCGCTGCTGGAGGCCCGGGTCGACCAGCCGCTGCGGCACGCGCTCGAAGTACGCCACGACAGCTTCAAGACCACCGACTTCATCGCGCTGGCCCGCGAGCACGACATCGCCGTGGTCTGCGCGGACACCGCCGGCAAGTGGCCGATGTTCGGCGATGTCACCGCCGACTTCGCGTACGTGCGACTCCACGGCGCCGAGGAGCTCTACGTCAGCGGGTACGACGCCAAGGCCCTCGACCACTGGGCCCGCAAGATCCGCTCGTGGAAGACCGACACCTACGTGTACTTCGACAACGACGTCAAGGTGCGGGCCCCGTACGACGCCGAAGGGCTCGCGCGCCGCCTCGGGATCAGTTCGGCCGCCACCGAAGTGTGA
- a CDS encoding Hsp20/alpha crystallin family protein, whose product MKKPSALPTLRRSRNHLSEPAGTDSRPVRWLPSELAADFEDIWRRMDQLAQSFGTIDRSGWSSFPVDLEETDDAYIVEIDLPGVSPDDLTLESSDRRLTVHGEVKHRERKGFLRQQTRRVGEFHHSITLPGDVVTDQITADLKDGVLIIRAPKPATARSRRIQITTGTPRT is encoded by the coding sequence ATGAAGAAGCCGAGCGCACTTCCTACACTGCGTCGCAGCAGGAACCACCTCAGCGAGCCCGCCGGTACGGACAGCCGGCCGGTTCGGTGGTTGCCGTCGGAGCTGGCCGCCGATTTCGAGGACATCTGGCGGCGGATGGACCAGCTGGCACAGTCGTTCGGCACGATCGATCGCTCCGGGTGGTCGTCGTTCCCCGTCGACCTCGAGGAGACCGACGACGCGTACATCGTGGAGATCGACCTCCCCGGCGTCTCGCCCGACGACCTCACCCTGGAGTCCAGCGATCGTCGGCTGACCGTCCACGGCGAAGTCAAACACCGCGAACGCAAAGGTTTCCTACGGCAGCAGACCCGTCGCGTCGGGGAGTTCCACCACAGCATCACCCTGCCCGGCGACGTCGTCACCGACCAGATCACCGCCGACCTCAAGGACGGCGTCCTGATCATCCGGGCCCCCAAACCAGCCACGGCCAGATCCCGCCGAATCCAAATCACCACCGGCACACCGAGGACCTGA
- a CDS encoding methylated-DNA--[protein]-cysteine S-methyltransferase: MNRHAVVSTRIGELTVVVSDGELVGIYFPHHWVKPSAETLGEQASDPLIARVVAQLEEYFDGRRVAFELPVRLEGDAFQRRVWAVLEEIPYGERTTYGEIAQRLGEPAQAVGKAVGQNPVSIVVPCHRVIGKNGSLTGYAGGLQRKQFLLDLEEPVGARLF, from the coding sequence ATGAACAGGCACGCGGTGGTCAGCACCCGGATCGGGGAGCTCACGGTGGTGGTGTCGGACGGCGAACTCGTGGGGATCTACTTTCCGCATCACTGGGTGAAGCCTTCGGCGGAGACGTTGGGCGAGCAGGCTTCTGATCCGTTGATCGCCCGCGTCGTCGCGCAGTTGGAGGAGTATTTCGACGGGCGGCGGGTCGCCTTCGAGCTGCCGGTGCGGCTGGAGGGGGATGCGTTCCAGCGGCGGGTGTGGGCGGTGCTCGAGGAGATCCCGTACGGCGAGAGGACGACGTACGGGGAGATCGCCCAACGTCTCGGGGAACCGGCGCAGGCTGTGGGGAAAGCAGTCGGGCAGAACCCGGTGTCGATCGTCGTCCCGTGTCACCGGGTGATCGGGAAGAACGGCTCGCTCACCGGGTACGCCGGCGGACTGCAGCGCAAGCAGTTCCTCCTCGACCTGGAGGAGCCGGTCGGCGCGCGGTTGTTCTGA
- a CDS encoding Hsp20/alpha crystallin family protein, whose amino-acid sequence MMIRTDPFQVFDQLARQLTGTATGTWTRPSVMPMDAYRSGDEFLVAFDLPGVDPDSIDLSVERNVITVKAERRSPHVDEGGQVQFSERPHGVFTRELVLGDNLDTEHIEASYVDGVLRLRIPVAEQAKPRKIEITGGRQQISA is encoded by the coding sequence ATGATGATTCGTACTGATCCGTTCCAGGTGTTCGACCAGCTGGCCCGACAGCTCACCGGGACGGCGACCGGGACGTGGACCAGGCCGTCGGTGATGCCGATGGACGCCTACCGTTCAGGCGATGAGTTCCTGGTCGCCTTCGACCTGCCGGGTGTCGACCCGGACAGTATCGACCTGAGCGTCGAGCGCAACGTGATCACGGTCAAGGCCGAGCGCCGGTCCCCGCACGTGGACGAGGGCGGCCAGGTGCAGTTCTCCGAACGGCCCCACGGTGTGTTCACCCGAGAGCTGGTCCTCGGCGACAACCTGGACACCGAACACATCGAGGCAAGCTACGTCGACGGTGTGCTGAGGCTGCGGATCCCGGTCGCGGAGCAGGCCAAGCCTCGCAAGATCGAGATCACCGGCGGACGCCAGCAGATCAGCGCCTGA
- a CDS encoding serine hydrolase domain-containing protein — translation MELLPRGGALGAVDGLLDRLREQGVECHSLMVVHRGKVAAEGWWAPYSAERVHLLYSLTKSFTSIAVGIAIGDGLLSLEDRLVDVLPEHVPADVSEQGRRITVHHLLSMTVGHEEDSLEEAWRLEPADLVKGFLRVPFVHPEGTRHVYDNATTFILARMVERVTGQDLPEYLDERLFTPMGIEDAEWDRVASGAAFGFHGLHLTTEAIAAFGELLLRGGRWGDQQLVPREWVELATTKYVDTLPLPNWTENQDFQSGYGYQFWISRHGYFGHGSYGQYCVVVPSHELVVAITGAIGPEAVLPGLIWDCLLPALDSGGADDALADRLRNLSLATIEGTAGRSAEAKIDDTSEVLPSGTTVTLDAVDGGWTLRLGPLTVDVGHRAWRESSPLGRPIVAMGGWQGDTYVADVYVITTPHRVRLTITGGTATATWNVIPLTGPDLLKHVRAPLMTRPDVS, via the coding sequence GTGGAATTGTTGCCGCGGGGTGGGGCGTTGGGGGCCGTTGACGGGTTGCTGGATCGTCTGCGGGAGCAGGGGGTTGAGTGTCATTCGTTGATGGTGGTGCATCGCGGGAAGGTTGCTGCTGAGGGGTGGTGGGCGCCTTACTCGGCGGAGCGTGTGCATCTGCTGTATTCGTTGACGAAGTCGTTCACTTCGATCGCGGTCGGGATTGCCATCGGCGACGGGCTCTTGTCGCTGGAGGATCGGCTGGTCGACGTGTTGCCGGAGCACGTGCCGGCGGACGTGTCGGAGCAGGGACGGCGGATCACGGTTCATCACCTGTTGTCGATGACCGTCGGGCATGAGGAGGACAGTCTCGAGGAGGCCTGGCGGTTGGAGCCGGCGGATCTCGTGAAGGGGTTCCTGCGGGTGCCGTTCGTGCACCCGGAGGGGACGCGGCACGTGTACGACAACGCGACCACCTTCATCTTGGCGCGGATGGTCGAGCGGGTCACCGGGCAGGACTTGCCGGAGTACCTCGACGAGCGGCTGTTCACGCCGATGGGGATCGAGGATGCCGAGTGGGATCGGGTGGCGAGCGGGGCCGCGTTCGGGTTCCACGGGTTGCATCTCACGACCGAGGCGATTGCCGCGTTCGGCGAGCTGCTGCTGCGCGGCGGGCGCTGGGGTGATCAGCAGCTCGTACCGCGCGAGTGGGTCGAGCTCGCGACGACGAAGTACGTCGATACGCTGCCGCTCCCGAACTGGACGGAGAACCAGGACTTCCAGTCCGGGTACGGCTATCAGTTCTGGATCTCGCGCCACGGGTACTTCGGCCACGGCTCGTACGGGCAGTACTGCGTCGTCGTACCGTCGCACGAGCTCGTCGTCGCGATCACCGGCGCGATCGGACCGGAAGCCGTGCTGCCCGGTCTGATCTGGGACTGCCTGTTGCCGGCGCTGGACTCTGGAGGCGCCGACGACGCGCTTGCCGATCGGCTCCGGAACCTCTCGCTCGCGACGATCGAGGGTACGGCGGGACGCTCCGCCGAGGCGAAGATCGACGACACGTCGGAGGTGCTGCCCAGCGGAACCACGGTCACGCTCGACGCCGTCGATGGCGGCTGGACGCTCCGACTCGGACCACTGACGGTCGACGTCGGCCACCGCGCATGGCGCGAGAGCTCACCCCTCGGCCGGCCGATCGTCGCGATGGGCGGGTGGCAGGGCGATACGTACGTCGCGGACGTCTACGTCATCACCACTCCACATCGGGTCCGCCTCACGATCACCGGCGGAACAGCCACCGCGACCTGGAACGTCATACCACTGACCGGCCCTGACTTGCTCAAGCACGTCCGGGCGCCGCTGATGACCCGCCCCGACGTCTCATGA
- a CDS encoding alpha/beta fold hydrolase has product MDIVVNGIRHWVRVVGELGAATPLVVVHGGPGGFVYDFERLTGPALERLGPVVYYEQRGSGRSDSPYDGKYSIELLVDDLEQLRRELRIERMVLLGISFGGDLAAEFAVVHPERVDGLILQGTGLAERSRPSPWPSGFEAVAADDAMRTAIRVAVERSGPSAVWDVVDRETTDRFLFHQPAVAQRIRELWAESGLVNTGAMSAALAEEPVRAVSLVDELAELDLPVLVLIGLWDRNAGVDGPRDLVTRLPRAELHVFENSAHFPNAEETDRYVNKIARFLAVP; this is encoded by the coding sequence GTGGACATTGTGGTCAACGGGATTCGGCATTGGGTGCGGGTCGTCGGCGAGCTGGGGGCGGCGACACCGCTGGTCGTAGTCCATGGAGGGCCGGGCGGGTTCGTCTACGACTTCGAGCGGTTGACCGGGCCGGCGTTGGAGCGGCTCGGGCCGGTTGTGTACTACGAGCAGCGGGGGTCGGGCCGGAGCGATTCGCCGTACGACGGGAAGTACTCGATCGAGCTGCTCGTCGATGATCTGGAACAGTTGCGGCGCGAGCTCCGGATCGAGCGGATGGTGTTGCTCGGGATCTCGTTCGGAGGTGATCTCGCGGCGGAATTCGCCGTTGTGCATCCGGAGCGTGTCGACGGGCTGATCCTTCAGGGCACGGGTTTGGCCGAGCGGTCCCGTCCGTCCCCGTGGCCGTCGGGGTTCGAGGCGGTCGCTGCGGACGACGCCATGCGCACGGCGATCCGCGTCGCGGTCGAGCGGTCGGGGCCGAGTGCGGTGTGGGACGTTGTTGATCGGGAGACGACCGATCGGTTCCTGTTCCACCAGCCGGCCGTGGCGCAGCGGATCCGGGAATTGTGGGCGGAGAGCGGGCTCGTCAACACCGGCGCGATGTCGGCGGCGCTGGCCGAGGAACCGGTGCGCGCCGTATCGCTCGTCGACGAGTTGGCCGAGCTGGACCTCCCGGTACTGGTCCTGATCGGCCTCTGGGACCGCAACGCCGGCGTCGACGGCCCGCGCGATCTGGTAACTCGACTACCGCGCGCCGAACTGCACGTCTTCGAGAACAGCGCCCACTTCCCGAACGCAGAGGAGACCGACCGCTACGTCAACAAGATCGCCCGATTCCTCGCCGTACCTTAA
- a CDS encoding phosphotransferase enzyme family protein: MDDEEVLTGGNVADVVVRIGSTVRKPAMAHTAGVEAVLEHLKDFEASPQTLGRDEQGRHVLEYIPGTLADTLPPLTIDELHRIGRLIRELHDAMETFEPPPDAEWHPAVPDPAGGDLILHGDLAPWNLVRTGDRWVFIDWDNCGPSTRLWDLGYAAQTLVPLLPWGDVTVDAPRLRAFADGYDLTRDQRVAFPAQIAARTRGSYDLLLRGHQTGEQPWAKLYEEGHANFWRPAAAYTTHHHDDWLEALIS, from the coding sequence GTGGACGACGAGGAGGTGCTGACCGGCGGCAACGTCGCGGACGTCGTCGTACGGATCGGATCGACGGTACGGAAACCGGCGATGGCGCACACGGCCGGAGTTGAGGCCGTACTCGAGCACCTGAAGGATTTCGAGGCCTCGCCGCAGACCCTCGGCCGCGATGAGCAGGGCCGGCACGTCCTCGAGTACATCCCCGGCACGCTGGCGGACACGTTGCCGCCGCTCACCATTGACGAACTGCACCGCATCGGCCGGCTGATCCGCGAACTGCACGACGCGATGGAGACCTTCGAGCCACCACCCGACGCCGAGTGGCACCCCGCCGTACCCGACCCGGCCGGCGGCGACCTGATCCTGCACGGCGACCTCGCGCCGTGGAACCTGGTCCGCACCGGCGACCGCTGGGTCTTCATCGACTGGGACAACTGCGGCCCGTCCACCCGCCTGTGGGACCTCGGGTACGCCGCCCAAACCCTCGTACCGCTACTACCGTGGGGCGACGTGACCGTGGACGCCCCACGCCTGCGCGCGTTCGCCGACGGCTACGACCTGACCCGCGACCAACGCGTCGCCTTCCCAGCCCAGATCGCCGCCCGCACCCGCGGCTCGTACGACCTCCTCCTCCGAGGCCACCAAACCGGCGAACAACCCTGGGCCAAACTCTACGAGGAAGGCCACGCCAACTTCTGGCGCCCAGCCGCCGCCTACACCACCCACCACCACGACGATTGGCTCGAGGCATTGATCTCATAG
- the trxA gene encoding thioredoxin encodes MSHDQSGARITTCPNCGRRNRVPAVAAGRPQCGNCHAALPWIVDAGDDDFATVAEQATVPVLVDVWAPWCGPCRMVSPVLEQLATEKAGDLKLVKVNADLAPVVSRRFDVQAIPTLIVLNAGQPVARQVGAAPASALRPWLDNALAKVGDRQT; translated from the coding sequence ATGAGTCACGACCAGAGCGGTGCGCGTATCACCACCTGTCCCAACTGCGGGCGTCGCAACCGCGTCCCCGCGGTCGCAGCCGGCAGACCGCAGTGCGGCAATTGCCACGCGGCGCTGCCGTGGATCGTCGATGCGGGCGACGACGACTTCGCGACGGTTGCGGAGCAGGCCACCGTCCCGGTGCTGGTCGACGTCTGGGCTCCGTGGTGCGGGCCGTGCCGCATGGTCAGCCCGGTGCTGGAGCAGTTGGCCACGGAGAAGGCCGGTGACCTCAAGCTGGTGAAGGTCAACGCCGACCTCGCTCCGGTCGTGTCCCGGCGCTTCGACGTCCAGGCGATCCCGACGCTGATTGTGCTCAACGCCGGGCAACCCGTCGCCCGGCAGGTGGGCGCCGCGCCGGCGTCGGCCCTGCGGCCCTGGCTCGACAACGCCCTCGCCAAGGTCGGCGACAGGCAGACTTGA
- a CDS encoding dihydrofolate reductase family protein, translating to MSTSILDMSMSLDGYIADPDDFLGGENGELLHEWFAAGGPAGEFEAEWNAAGAVLAGRRTAELMDHWGGDHNGAPIFVPSHRPPGPAARWNYPLVTYVTDGIESAMAQAKAAAGDRDVQVRGGYVAQRAIEAGVLDEVQIHHIPVLLGAGRRLFDVLPSLVTLDIIRVIDTPEATHIRYRVRR from the coding sequence GTGTCTACATCCATCCTTGACATGTCGATGTCACTCGACGGGTACATTGCTGATCCCGACGACTTCCTCGGTGGGGAGAATGGCGAGCTGCTCCACGAGTGGTTCGCTGCCGGCGGGCCGGCCGGAGAATTCGAGGCCGAGTGGAACGCCGCCGGTGCCGTCCTCGCGGGGCGGCGGACTGCCGAGCTCATGGATCACTGGGGTGGGGACCACAACGGGGCCCCGATCTTCGTGCCCAGTCACCGTCCGCCCGGCCCAGCCGCTCGGTGGAACTACCCGTTGGTGACCTACGTGACCGACGGAATCGAAAGCGCCATGGCACAGGCGAAGGCCGCCGCCGGGGACCGGGATGTCCAGGTGCGCGGCGGGTACGTCGCGCAGCGTGCCATCGAAGCAGGGGTGCTCGACGAGGTCCAGATCCATCACATCCCGGTACTGCTCGGTGCCGGCCGCCGGCTCTTCGACGTACTGCCCTCGCTCGTCACCCTGGACATCATCCGCGTGATCGACACCCCGGAGGCGACCCATATCCGCTACCGCGTCCGCCGCTGA
- a CDS encoding phosphotransferase, with amino-acid sequence MQIDRGAYPDARTPWDDPSWRSSALGWLDDELLRIGVREVGPRQVRVRPWSVIVRVAAAEPVWFKAAAPGAAFEAGLGAALSSWAPQHVLTPYAVDAARGWSLLPSGGPLLRALPPGPGEWEQALTQYASLQRAVVPRVEELLRLGVPDAREPVALFDSAISSLTSEARARLVDLRPRLVGWWEELAAVGVPDSLDHADLHDGQILVAGEGRYTFFDWGDANVGHPFFSLLVTLERAASLDGAEVVARLEDAYLDAWTEDGHTLHDLRRAASLARRLSHLTRAGSWSRLFPTAAHLGDPERAAALLRLL; translated from the coding sequence GTGCAGATCGACCGCGGTGCGTATCCGGACGCGCGGACCCCTTGGGACGACCCGTCCTGGCGTTCCTCGGCGCTGGGATGGCTGGATGATGAGTTGCTTCGGATCGGCGTACGGGAGGTCGGGCCGCGGCAGGTTCGGGTACGGCCTTGGTCGGTGATCGTGCGGGTCGCGGCGGCTGAGCCGGTGTGGTTCAAGGCGGCGGCGCCTGGGGCTGCTTTCGAGGCCGGGTTGGGTGCGGCGCTGTCGTCTTGGGCGCCCCAGCACGTGCTGACGCCGTACGCCGTTGACGCCGCGCGCGGGTGGTCGCTGCTGCCGTCCGGCGGGCCGTTGTTGCGGGCGCTGCCGCCTGGTCCGGGTGAGTGGGAGCAGGCGTTGACGCAGTACGCCTCGCTGCAGCGGGCCGTCGTACCGCGGGTGGAGGAGTTGCTGCGGCTCGGCGTACCTGATGCTCGGGAGCCGGTCGCGCTCTTCGACTCGGCGATCTCGTCGTTGACTTCGGAGGCACGGGCGCGGTTGGTGGACCTGCGGCCGCGGTTGGTCGGGTGGTGGGAGGAGTTGGCGGCGGTCGGCGTACCGGATTCGCTGGATCATGCAGATCTGCATGACGGGCAGATTCTGGTGGCCGGCGAGGGGCGGTACACGTTCTTCGACTGGGGCGATGCGAACGTGGGGCATCCGTTCTTCAGCCTGCTGGTCACGCTGGAGCGGGCGGCCTCGCTGGATGGGGCCGAGGTTGTCGCGCGGCTCGAGGACGCGTACCTGGACGCGTGGACCGAGGACGGCCACACGCTGCACGACCTGCGGCGCGCGGCGTCGCTTGCCCGGCGCCTCAGTCACCTCACCCGCGCGGGCTCCTGGAGCCGCCTCTTCCCCACGGCCGCCCACCTCGGCGACCCCGAGCGGGCGGCGGCGCTTCTCCGGCTGCTGTAA
- a CDS encoding carbon-nitrogen hydrolase family protein — protein sequence MPEFVRIATTQSTVREDPTDATLLRQSGDEVRTLMREAAAAGARLVHFTEGAICFPSKRVMSSTGPDEIGPSDWTKADWTALQSELDQIAALSRELGLWTVIPSVHQVPDARPHNSMYVVSDQGKVVARYDERMLSTTKVTWMYSTGKHPVTFEVDGVRIGLALGLDVLFPELFTEYDRLGTDLVLVSYASATGRNDHIDVQVRGAAANNTCWISLAATGNNPDGGLVSGVAGPRGEWLTQCAADGTPSVAVAELHTDELTTIGRDFRSRTRERVNS from the coding sequence ATGCCGGAATTCGTACGGATCGCCACGACCCAGTCGACGGTCCGCGAAGACCCCACCGACGCCACCCTGCTGCGGCAGAGCGGCGACGAGGTCCGCACCCTGATGCGGGAGGCCGCGGCAGCGGGCGCCCGCCTGGTGCATTTCACCGAGGGAGCGATCTGCTTCCCGAGCAAGCGGGTGATGTCGTCCACCGGCCCGGACGAGATCGGCCCGTCCGACTGGACCAAGGCCGACTGGACCGCACTGCAGTCCGAACTCGACCAGATCGCCGCGCTCTCCCGCGAGCTCGGCCTCTGGACCGTGATCCCGTCCGTGCACCAGGTGCCCGACGCCCGGCCGCACAACAGCATGTACGTCGTGTCCGACCAGGGAAAGGTCGTCGCCCGGTACGACGAACGCATGCTCTCCACCACGAAGGTCACCTGGATGTACTCCACCGGCAAGCATCCGGTGACGTTCGAGGTCGACGGGGTCCGGATCGGGCTCGCGCTCGGGCTGGACGTGCTGTTCCCGGAGCTGTTCACGGAGTACGACCGGCTGGGGACGGACCTCGTACTGGTCTCGTACGCCAGCGCCACCGGCCGGAACGACCACATCGACGTCCAGGTCCGCGGAGCGGCCGCGAACAACACGTGCTGGATCAGCCTGGCCGCAACCGGCAACAACCCGGACGGTGGCCTCGTGTCCGGGGTAGCCGGCCCGCGCGGCGAGTGGCTGACGCAGTGCGCGGCAGACGGTACGCCGTCGGTCGCGGTCGCTGAGCTGCACACCGACGAACTCACCACGATCGGCCGCGACTTCCGCAGCCGCACCCGCGAGCGCGTCAACTCGTAG
- a CDS encoding VOC family protein has translation MTTVRQFQVTFDCADPERVARFWCEVLGYVVPPPPGGFTSWEEYERAQPEEERGSWFACVDPNGIGPRLFFQRVPEGKVVKNRVHLDVRVGTGLTGAERLAALTAERDRLLPLGAVEVLLQEADEVNESCIWMNDVEGNDFCLD, from the coding sequence GTGACAACGGTCAGGCAGTTTCAGGTCACGTTCGACTGCGCGGATCCGGAGCGCGTCGCCCGGTTCTGGTGCGAGGTCCTCGGGTACGTCGTACCGCCGCCGCCCGGTGGGTTCACGTCGTGGGAGGAGTACGAGCGCGCGCAGCCGGAGGAGGAACGCGGCAGCTGGTTCGCGTGCGTCGATCCGAACGGGATCGGTCCGCGGCTGTTCTTCCAGCGCGTACCCGAAGGCAAGGTGGTGAAGAACCGCGTGCACCTCGACGTCCGCGTCGGCACCGGCCTCACAGGTGCGGAACGTCTCGCCGCCCTGACCGCCGAACGCGACCGCCTGCTCCCGCTCGGCGCCGTCGAAGTACTCCTCCAGGAGGCCGACGAGGTCAACGAGTCCTGCATCTGGATGAACGATGTCGAAGGCAACGACTTCTGCCTGGACTAG